In the genome of Euleptes europaea isolate rEulEur1 chromosome 7, rEulEur1.hap1, whole genome shotgun sequence, one region contains:
- the TAF6L gene encoding TAF6-like RNA polymerase II p300/CBP-associated factor-associated factor 65 kDa subunit 6L, which translates to MSEREERRFVEIPRESVRLMAESTGVELTDEVAALLAEDVCYRLREATQNSSQFMKHTKRRKLTVEDFNRALRWSNVEAVCGYGCQEALPFRAIKEGELYFQEDREVNLVELALATSIPKGCAETAVRVHVSYLDGKGNLEPQGSVPSAVSALTDDLQKYYQHMTRAVLGDDPQLMKVALQDLQTNSKIAALLPYFVYVVSGVKSVSHDLEQLNRLLHVAKSLIQNPYLCLGSYVKSLIASVMYCVLEPLAASINPLNDHWTLRDYAAMLLGHIFWTHGDLVSGLYHQILLSLQKVLADPVRPLCSHYGAVVGLHALGWKAVERVLYPHLSTYWSNLQAVLDDYSVSNAQVKADGHKVYGAILVAVERLLKMKAQSVSAPVQSEGAGGEGRAREGYPWLSPLQDPQVEFGFGIASHLLQLGSGGPQAGMGISANPPAVSLNETYQELYYFFGDSLATRFGTGSGLCPTEPVPASAPKVVDTKKEQPAFGAGDAVRKMPQLTANATVSPREEESPRGDFTTSRAPLHRSASLARSRSASRQQGHRPGIRDVFQKCRFSPQGAPRFSFVIAGRQVERRCQGRLFQTSFLQHHGPSPVSRYAQKLPMIGRTAKPVKKWAHSEYSLYLPL; encoded by the exons atgtcGGAGCGGGAGGAACGTCGCTTTGTGGAGATCCCGCGAGAATCGGTTCGACTGATGGCGGAGAGCACTGGCGTGGAGTTGACGGATGAGGTGGCTGCTCTGTTGGCTGAGGATGTCTGTTACCGCCTGCGAGAAGCAACTCAG AACAGTTCCCAGTTCATGAAGCACACGAAACGGCGGAAGCTGACGGTGGAAGACTTCAACCGAGCGCTACGCTGGAGCAACGTGGAG GCGGTGTGTGGCTACGGCTGTCAGGAGGCCCTCCCTTTCCGTGCCATTAAGGAGGGAGAGCTTTATTTCCAGGAGGATCGCGAGGTCAACTTGGTGGAGCTGGCTCTGGCCACCAGCATCCCCAAGGGCTGCGCCGAGACCGCTGTGAGGG TTCACGTCTCTTACCTGGATGGAAAAGGGAACCTGGAACCTCAAGGATCCG TGCCTAGCGCCGTCTCGGCCTTGACGGATGACCTGCAAAAGTATTACCAGCACATGACCCGGGCTGTGTTGGGGGATGATCCCCAGCTGATGAAG GTCGCCCTTCAGGACTTGCAGACCAACTCGAAAATCGCAGCTCTTCTGCCTTACTTTGTCTACGTTGTGAGTGGG GTTAAATCGGTGAGCCACGACTTGGAGCAGCTGAACCGCCTTCTGCACGTGGCCAAGAGCCTCATCCAGAACCCCTACCTGTGCCTGGGCTCCTACGTCAAGAGCCTCATCGCCAGCGTCATGTACTGTGTCCTGGAgcccctggcagcctctatcAACCCCCTCAACGACCACTGGACTCTGCGGGACTACGCAGCGATGCTCCTTGGCCACATTTTCTG GACTCATGGCGACCTGGTGAGCGGCCTGTACCACCAAATCCTGCTGTCCCTGCAGAAGGTGCTGGCCGACCCTGTCCGCCCCCTTTGTTCCCACTATGGGGCAGTGGTGGGGCTGCACGCCTTGGGCTGGAAG GCTGTGGAGCGGGTTCTGTACCCCCACCTCTCCACCTACTGGTCCAACCTGCAGGCCGTGCTGGACGATTACTCCGTGTCCAATGCTCAGGTGAAGGCGGATGGGCACAAGGTCTATGGGGCCATTCTG gTGGCTGTGGAGCGTCTGTTGAAGATGAAGGCACAGTCTGTTTCAGCACCAGTCCAGTCAGAGGGGGCAGGTGGGGAGGGGCGTGCACGGGAGGGTTATCCCTGGCTCAGCCCCCTCCAGGACCCCCAAGTGGAGTTCGGCTTTGGCATCGCCAGCCACTTGTTACAGCTGGGCAGCGGAGGTCCCCAGGCAGGCATGGGCATCTCTGCCAACCCGCCTGCCGTCTCCCTGAACGAGACTTACCAGGAACTGTACTATTTCTTTGGGGACAGCTTGGCCACCCGCTTTGGCACAGGCTCCGGGCTCTGCCCCACAGAACCGGTGCCCGCCAGCGCTCCTAAGGTGGTGGACACCAAGAAAGAACAGCCGGCCTTTGGGGCGGGGGACGCGGTGCGGAAGATGCCCCAGCTGACCGCGAATGCCACCGTCAGCCCTCGGGAGGAGGAGAGCCCTCGTGGAGACTTCACAACCAGCCGGGCACCTTTGCACCGTTCGGCCAGCCTGGCCCGGTCCCGGAGCGCCTCCCGCCAGCAGGGCCACCGGCCCGGCATCCGGGACGTCTTCCAGAAGTGCCGCTTCTCCCCGCAAGGAGCGCCTCGTTTCAGCTTTGTGATCGCCGGGCGCCAAGTGGAGCGGCGGTGTCAGGGCCGCCTCTTTCAGACCTCCTTCCTCCAGCACCATGGCCCCAGCCCCGTCTCCCGCTACGCCCAGAAGCTGCCCATGATCGGCAGGACCGCCAAGCCCGTGAAGAAGTGGGCCCACTCCGAGTATTCGCTGTACTTGCCTCTTTGA